In Arthrobacter sp. CDRTa11, one DNA window encodes the following:
- a CDS encoding alpha/beta fold hydrolase, with translation MPLQGESEQHEQPGAAGARLLADAAALRTFSRRSFFIGAGASSVLAADMLLTRRVQAERRVNRILTVPDDFADAYYPDASWFLFPGYKTSWEEAQWILNSLRGALNKRAQLAAVGYSNQGLDIDELVIAVIEHVRARKLTKLFFYGHSFGGMVATQVAARLRELHGVEVAFILLDSTPYSKHDVLDQSWFDGVVFLYERGFRVPSVLRGGYELGERVIHKDERTWRQILDQTMEQLSPIAPSSVLVQSESAYIYHFDGMRFADKLGGTRMAFIGNPADRTVRYQTALEAWNVAYRANMVSTEQQTDGARPAHASPGWNPTIYRPILERLLNELFPLPRGGSRVTVF, from the coding sequence GTGCCGCTACAGGGGGAATCTGAGCAACACGAACAGCCAGGGGCTGCCGGAGCCCGGCTGCTCGCGGATGCCGCTGCCCTCAGGACGTTCTCGCGGCGGAGCTTCTTCATAGGAGCAGGGGCATCATCGGTGCTTGCCGCGGACATGCTGCTGACCCGGCGGGTCCAGGCAGAGCGCAGGGTCAACAGGATTCTCACGGTGCCTGATGACTTCGCCGACGCCTACTACCCTGATGCCAGCTGGTTCCTTTTCCCAGGCTACAAAACCAGCTGGGAGGAAGCCCAGTGGATCCTGAACTCCCTCCGGGGTGCCTTGAACAAGCGGGCCCAGCTGGCCGCCGTCGGCTATTCCAATCAGGGCCTGGACATTGACGAGCTGGTCATTGCGGTCATCGAGCATGTCCGGGCGCGAAAGCTCACCAAGCTGTTCTTCTACGGGCACAGCTTCGGCGGGATGGTGGCCACCCAGGTGGCTGCCCGGCTACGGGAACTTCACGGCGTGGAAGTGGCGTTCATCCTGCTCGATTCCACGCCCTACAGCAAGCATGATGTCCTGGACCAGAGCTGGTTCGACGGCGTGGTGTTCCTCTACGAGCGCGGATTCCGCGTCCCGTCGGTGCTCCGCGGCGGCTACGAACTGGGGGAGCGCGTCATCCACAAGGACGAACGGACGTGGCGCCAGATCCTGGACCAGACCATGGAGCAGCTGTCACCGATCGCTCCCTCCAGCGTCCTTGTCCAGTCCGAGTCGGCGTACATCTACCACTTTGACGGAATGCGGTTCGCGGACAAGCTTGGTGGCACGCGGATGGCATTCATCGGGAATCCGGCGGACCGGACAGTGCGGTACCAGACCGCTCTGGAAGCCTGGAACGTGGCCTACCGCGCCAACATGGTGTCCACCGAGCAGCAGACGGACGGTGCACGGCCGGCGCATGCCAGCCCGGGATGGAATCCCACGATTTACCGGCCCATCCTGGAGCGGCTCCTGAACGAGCTTTTCCCCCTCCCCCGTGGAGGATCCAGGGTGACGGTCTTCTAG
- a CDS encoding HAD-IIA family hydrolase, with product MAKADQVSESSTIYRSGREIECWLTDMDGVLVHENQAVPGAAELIQRWVDTSRRFLVLTNNSIFTPRDLAARLRASGLEVPEENIWTSALATAQFLKNQVLGSGSGNRAYTIGEAGLTTALHEAGFILTDQDPDFVVLGETRTYSFEAITMAIRLILAGARFIATNPDATGPSKDGPMPATGAIAALITKATGREPYIVGKPNPMMFRSAMNQIDAHSETTAMIGDRMDTDIIAGMEAGLHTVLVLTGITQRDDIASYPFRPNQVLTSVADLKDQI from the coding sequence GTCAGCGAATCGTCAACCATCTACCGAAGCGGCCGGGAAATTGAGTGCTGGCTGACGGACATGGACGGCGTCCTGGTCCACGAAAACCAGGCGGTCCCGGGCGCAGCTGAACTGATCCAGCGCTGGGTGGATACTTCCCGGCGCTTCCTGGTGCTGACGAACAACTCCATCTTCACCCCCCGCGACCTGGCCGCACGGCTCCGCGCCTCCGGTTTGGAGGTTCCCGAGGAAAACATCTGGACCTCCGCCCTGGCCACCGCCCAGTTCCTCAAGAACCAGGTGCTGGGCTCAGGTTCCGGCAACCGCGCCTACACCATTGGCGAAGCCGGGCTGACGACGGCGCTGCATGAGGCGGGCTTCATCCTCACGGACCAGGACCCGGACTTTGTGGTGCTGGGCGAAACCCGCACGTATTCGTTTGAGGCGATCACCATGGCCATTCGCCTCATCCTGGCCGGCGCCCGCTTTATCGCCACCAACCCCGACGCCACGGGCCCGTCGAAGGACGGCCCCATGCCCGCGACGGGCGCCATCGCCGCTCTGATCACCAAGGCAACCGGCCGGGAACCCTACATTGTGGGCAAGCCGAATCCCATGATGTTCAGGTCCGCGATGAACCAGATTGATGCACACTCCGAAACCACTGCCATGATCGGGGACCGGATGGACACGGACATCATTGCCGGCATGGAAGCCGGCCTGCACACTGTCCTGGTGCTGACCGGAATCACCCAGCGCGATGACATCGCGTCGTACCCCTTCCGGCCCAACCAGGTGCTCACCTCGGTGGCCGACCTGAAGGACCAGATCTAG